In a single window of the Raphanus sativus cultivar WK10039 chromosome 9, ASM80110v3, whole genome shotgun sequence genome:
- the LOC130499437 gene encoding cytochrome b561 and DOMON domain-containing protein At3g25290-like encodes MLVLPIYSVKKLYYGYYNPSKDMAAAAYSSVGISLSFFFWALLISPSVSQTCKSQTFSGDKTYPHCLDLPQLKAFLHFSYDKPNTTLAVVFSAPPSKPGGWVSWAINPQATGMAGAQTLVAYKDPNKGVAVVKTLNISSYSMIVPSKLAFEVWDMRAEEEVSGDGGTLRIFARIKVPSDLAAKGKVNQVWQVGPGVSPEGKIEKHDFDAPNLSSKGLLDLSGNNSGGGGGGEGDSRVKKRNIHGILNAVSWGILFPVGAIIARYMRVFESADPAWFYIHVSCQFSAYVIGVAGWSIGIKLGNESEGIRYASHGNIGLALFTLATIQVFAMCLRPKKDHKYRVYWNIYHHGVGYSIIILGIINVFKGLSILNPQHAYKTAYIAVIASLGGIALLFEAVTWVIVLKRKSNS; translated from the exons ATGCTGGTTTTGCCTATTTATTCCGTCAAAAAGCTTTATTACGGTTACTACAACCCATCAAAAGATATGGCAGCAGCAGCTTATTCTTCCGTCGgaatctctctctccttctttttctGGGCTCTGCTAATCTCACCGTCCGTCTCACAAACATGCAAGTCACAGACATTTTCCGGCGACAAGACCTACCCTCATTGCCTAGACCTCCCTCAACTCAAAGCCTTCCTCCACTTCTCATACGACAAACCAAACACAACCCTCGCCGTGGTCTTCTCCGCTCCCCCGTCAAAGCCAGGAGGATGGGTCTCTTGGGCGATAAATCCACAAGCCACCGGTATGGCTGGAGCTCAAACCCTAGTCGCCTACAAGGACCCAAACAAAGGTGTTGCCGTGGTGAAGACGCTAAACATTAGCTCTTACAGCATGATTGTCCCGTCGAAGCTAGCGTTCGAGGTTTGGGACATGAGAGCAGAGGAGGAAGTGTCCGGAGACGGAGGAACGCTGAGGATCTTCGCGAGGATTAAAGTTCCGTCTGATCTGGCTGCGAAGGGAAAGGTGAATCAGGTCTGGCAAGTCGGTCCAGGGGTGAGTCCCGAGGGAAAGATAGAGAAGCACGATTTCGACGCGCCGAATCTTTCTTCTAAAGGACTTCTTGATTTAAGCGGGAATAACAGCGGCGGTGGTGGAGGAGGCGAGGGAGATTCTAGAGTCAAGAAGAGAAAT ATTCATGGGATATTAAACGCCGTGAGTTGGGGGATTCTGTTTCCTGTCGGAGCAATAATAGCCAGGTACATGAGGGTGTTTGAATCCGCAGATCCTGCTTGGTTTTACATCCACGTGTCTTGTCAGTTCTCTGCTTACGTCATCGGCGTTGCTGGTTGGTCCATCGGGATCAAGTTAGGCAACGAGTCCGAAGGTATTCGCTATGCCAGCCACGGTAACATCGGCCTCGCCCTCTTCACCCTCGCCACCATTCAG GTATTTGCGATGTGTCTAAGGCCAAAGAAGGACCACAAATATAGAGTCTATTGGAATATCTACCACCATGGAGTCGGCTATTCCATCATCATCCTCGGGATCATTAATGTATTCAAAGGTCTTAGCATCTTGAACCCCCAACACGCGTACAAGACTGCTTACATTGCAGTGATCGCGAGCCTTGGA